AAAAAGCCCAGTAACGATGTTCGCCAACATCGGGTGGGGCGAGATGCTCGTGCTGGTGATCGCGGGTCTGGTGATCCTCGGTCCGGAACGGCTGCCCGGCGCGATCCGGTGGACCTCTGGCGCGTTGCGTCAGGCCCGCGACTACGTCAGCGGCGCCACCAACCAGCTGCGCCAGGATCTGGGTCCCGAGTTCGACGATCTGCGGGAACCGCTGCAGGAACTGCAGAAGTTGCGTGGCATGACGCCCCGAGCGGCGATCACCAAACACCTGCTCGACGGTGACGACTCGTTCCTCACCGGCAAGTTCGACGACGAGCGATCCAAGCAACAGCCGCCGACGCCTGCCGCGCCGGACAAGCCGGTCGAGAAGCCGGCCGGACCGGTGTACGACCCCGACGCGACCTAGCCGGGCGCGATCAACGACGCGTCGGGTCCAGCCCCAGCGACATTCCCGCGAGCCCGCGCTTGCGCGCGGACAGCGCGTCGGCGATCTTGCGCAGTTCCTTGCCCGCGGGGGAGTCCGGCGCCGACAGTACGAGCGGCACCCCCGCGTCGCCTGCCGACACCAGCGCCGGATCCAGCGGCACCTGCCCCAGCAGCGGCACCTCGGCACCGATCGAGCGGGTGAGCGATTCGGCGACCAGTCGACCGCCACCCTCGCCGAACAATTGCATGACGGTGCCATCGGGCATCAGCAGCCCCGACATGTTCTCGACGACACCCGCGACGCGCTGCCGGGTCTGCAGCGCTATCGCACCGGCGCGCTCGGCCACCTCGGCCGCCGCGAGCTGTGGCGTGGTGACCACGAGGATCTCGGCGCCGGGGATGAGCTGCGCGATGGAGATCGCGACGTCGCCGGTGCCCGGCGGCAGGTCGAGCAGCAGCACGTCGAGGTCGCCCCAGTACACGTCGGCCAGGAACTGCTGCAGTGCCCGGTGCAGCATGGGCCCGCGCCACACGACGGGTGTGTTGCCCTGCGTGAACATGGCGATCGAGATGACCTTCACGTCGTGGGCGGTCGGCGGGATGATCATCGAGTCGACCTGCGTCGGCCGATCGGCGGTGCCCATCATGCGTGGAACGGAGTGGCCGTAGATGTCGGCGTCGAGCAGCCCGACGGTGAGTCCGCGCGCGGCCATCGCAGCGGCGAGGTTGACCGTCACGCTGGACTTCCCGACCCC
This genomic window from Mycolicibacterium goodii contains:
- the tatB gene encoding Sec-independent protein translocase protein TatB, producing the protein MFANIGWGEMLVLVIAGLVILGPERLPGAIRWTSGALRQARDYVSGATNQLRQDLGPEFDDLREPLQELQKLRGMTPRAAITKHLLDGDDSFLTGKFDDERSKQQPPTPAAPDKPVEKPAGPVYDPDAT
- a CDS encoding Mrp/NBP35 family ATP-binding protein, whose translation is MSESATELQSAVRAALAKVIDPELRRPITELGMVKSISIEPDHAVHVEIYLTTAACPKKNEIADLVSAAVTDVPGTGAVKVSLDVMNDEQRAELRKMLRGDSREPVIPFAQPNSLTRVYAVASGKGGVGKSSVTVNLAAAMAARGLTVGLLDADIYGHSVPRMMGTADRPTQVDSMIIPPTAHDVKVISIAMFTQGNTPVVWRGPMLHRALQQFLADVYWGDLDVLLLDLPPGTGDVAISIAQLIPGAEILVVTTPQLAAAEVAERAGAIALQTRQRVAGVVENMSGLLMPDGTVMQLFGEGGGRLVAESLTRSIGAEVPLLGQVPLDPALVSAGDAGVPLVLSAPDSPAGKELRKIADALSARKRGLAGMSLGLDPTRR